The Myxococcota bacterium genome has a segment encoding these proteins:
- a CDS encoding LLM class F420-dependent oxidoreductase produces MHLGYFGVNQGLHSSPEAVARVARAAEEAGYESVFTGEHVVLMDPQAPPSPLPPAARCLDQAIALTWAAAHTTRLRLGTGIVILPQRNPVILAKELATLDVLSGGRLLFGVGVGYVEREFEAIGVPFAERGPRTSEHIEAIRALWTQPRPEFDGAFTRFRGIQSHPQPVQRPHPPILVGGMSQAAYRRAVAHANGWYGFYQSVEATEAALRGLADAAKEVERPRGLGPLEITVTPPPGVPSRDAWRRYEDLGVARIVLLRGFEDMIAAPAPGSAQEDAAIAFLEDGATELLR; encoded by the coding sequence ATGCACCTCGGCTACTTCGGCGTGAACCAGGGGCTCCATTCGAGCCCCGAGGCGGTCGCACGGGTCGCGCGCGCGGCGGAGGAAGCGGGCTACGAGTCCGTCTTCACGGGCGAGCACGTGGTCCTGATGGATCCGCAGGCGCCGCCTTCCCCGCTCCCTCCCGCGGCGCGCTGTCTCGACCAGGCCATCGCGCTGACGTGGGCGGCAGCGCACACGACGCGGCTTCGGCTCGGCACGGGCATCGTGATCCTGCCGCAGCGCAATCCCGTGATCCTCGCGAAGGAGCTGGCCACGCTCGACGTGCTGTCGGGCGGGCGGCTGCTGTTCGGCGTGGGCGTCGGCTACGTCGAGCGCGAGTTCGAGGCCATCGGCGTTCCCTTCGCCGAGCGCGGGCCGCGGACGAGCGAGCACATCGAGGCCATCCGCGCGCTGTGGACGCAGCCGCGTCCGGAGTTCGACGGCGCGTTCACGCGCTTCCGCGGGATCCAGTCGCATCCGCAGCCCGTGCAGCGCCCGCATCCGCCGATCCTCGTCGGCGGGATGTCGCAGGCCGCCTACCGGCGCGCCGTCGCGCATGCGAACGGCTGGTACGGCTTCTACCAGAGCGTCGAGGCGACGGAGGCCGCGCTCCGCGGCCTCGCCGACGCGGCGAAGGAGGTGGAGCGGCCGCGCGGGCTCGGGCCGCTCGAGATCACCGTGACGCCACCGCCCGGTGTGCCGAGTCGCGACGCGTGGCGGCGCTACGAGGATCTGGGCGTCGCCCGCATCGTGCTGCTCCGCGGCTTCGAGGACATGATCGCCGCGCCGGCACCGGGCTCGGCGCAGGAGGACGCGGCGATCGCGTTCCTCGAGGACGGCGCGACCGAGCTGCTTCGCTAG
- a CDS encoding SRPBCC family protein, producing MNWMLATAAHSVRARPEDVFAGLTDHEGLAGLPGVSSARLVRPGSPERNGVGALRELRVHGLRFVEEIVAFEPPKRLGYLVRECSLPLRHRFGEIRLEPAADGGTLATWASELAVPVVGRLVAPLLRRALVRGFVDMLDAIDGRVADRLAKAQPPRSTSS from the coding sequence ATGAACTGGATGCTCGCGACTGCCGCGCACTCCGTCCGAGCGCGCCCCGAGGACGTGTTCGCCGGGCTGACCGACCACGAGGGGCTGGCGGGCCTGCCCGGCGTATCGTCCGCGCGGCTCGTGCGTCCGGGGTCGCCCGAGCGCAACGGTGTGGGCGCGCTGCGCGAGCTGCGCGTGCACGGCCTGCGCTTCGTGGAGGAGATCGTCGCCTTCGAGCCGCCGAAGCGGCTCGGCTATCTCGTCCGCGAGTGCTCCCTGCCGCTGCGGCACCGCTTCGGCGAGATCCGCCTCGAGCCGGCGGCCGATGGCGGGACGCTCGCGACGTGGGCCTCGGAGCTCGCGGTGCCGGTCGTCGGGCGGCTCGTCGCGCCCCTGCTTCGCCGCGCGCTCGTGCGCGGCTTCGTCGACATGCTCGACGCGATCGACGGGCGGGTCGCCGACCGCCTCGCGAAGGCACAGCCGCCGCGCTCGACGTCGTCGTGA